One genomic segment of Timaviella obliquedivisa GSE-PSE-MK23-08B includes these proteins:
- a CDS encoding rhodanese-like domain-containing protein produces MFAIRQAIAFNLLKKLIRLKFPSVQRMTTIEFAQTLMNDQQSQPLILDARSEAEFAVSHLAEAQLFDGTNLAIAPALKNVSKHTPIVVYCSVGYRSARVAQQIMSAGFQDVSNLEGGLFQWINEGRIAKQLCPGALVQDGQLTQLVHPYNAVWGALLNKQHRLIFD; encoded by the coding sequence GTGTTTGCAATAAGACAAGCGATCGCATTTAACTTACTTAAAAAGCTGATTCGCTTGAAATTCCCTAGTGTGCAACGAATGACGACTATAGAGTTTGCCCAAACGTTGATGAATGATCAGCAATCTCAGCCGCTAATTTTGGATGCTAGAAGTGAGGCAGAGTTCGCGGTCAGTCATCTGGCAGAAGCTCAACTATTCGATGGCACCAACTTGGCGATCGCACCTGCTCTCAAAAATGTCTCGAAGCATACCCCAATCGTCGTCTACTGCTCAGTAGGTTATCGCAGTGCCAGGGTTGCGCAACAGATCATGAGTGCTGGTTTTCAGGATGTTTCTAACTTAGAGGGCGGTCTTTTTCAGTGGATCAATGAAGGGCGCATAGCGAAGCAACTCTGCCCTGGAGCGTTGGTTCAAGATGGGCAACTCACCCAACTCGTTCATCCTTATAATGCAGTGTGGGGAGCCCTGTTGAACAAGCAGCACCGTCTAATCTTTGATTAA
- a CDS encoding acyltransferase family protein — protein MKNPQRRYDLDWLRVLAVVLLIYFHTAAIFYQGDLGQFYVTNSEISPAIGIFILFVHQWHMPLFFFLSGAATWFSLEARTAAQYVKERFQRLLIPFLWGTLMLVPLQVYYRHLQSSGDRASYLQFYPQFFNGIRPTGNFEWAHLWFVIYLLVFSLVALPSFLWLKQVAQQNWYIKLSLDLERLGSIFYLALPLALIEALFRPKWIGFQNLYDDWANVLLYLTYFVYGYVFESERRLWQIVDRQRSFIFGAAIIGISILLGLWIMGKVPERSYSPSYMIYQAFRGFNGWCWVVALLSLGRSHLNFNHWLLQYASKASYPFYLVHQPIIVAIGFYIVKWQTGIPQKFIIISTTALVLSLGLYELIIRRFNVVRFCFGLKPSAASLKVGN, from the coding sequence ATGAAGAATCCTCAAAGACGCTACGATCTGGACTGGCTGAGAGTGCTGGCAGTAGTACTCTTAATTTATTTCCATACGGCTGCCATTTTTTATCAAGGCGATTTGGGACAGTTTTACGTCACCAATTCGGAGATCAGTCCAGCGATCGGCATTTTCATTCTATTTGTGCATCAGTGGCATATGCCGCTATTTTTTTTCCTCTCAGGAGCCGCTACCTGGTTTTCTTTAGAAGCACGTACCGCTGCACAATATGTCAAAGAGCGGTTTCAGCGGCTCCTGATTCCGTTCCTGTGGGGAACGCTAATGTTGGTGCCGCTCCAGGTGTACTATCGTCATTTACAGAGCTCAGGCGATCGCGCTTCTTATCTTCAGTTCTACCCTCAGTTCTTCAACGGTATTCGCCCAACTGGAAATTTTGAATGGGCACATCTTTGGTTTGTCATCTATCTCTTGGTATTTTCTCTCGTTGCCCTGCCCAGTTTTCTATGGCTCAAACAAGTAGCTCAACAAAATTGGTATATAAAATTGAGTCTAGACCTGGAACGGCTGGGATCAATATTCTATTTGGCTCTGCCCTTAGCGCTAATTGAAGCCCTATTTCGCCCTAAGTGGATTGGTTTTCAAAATCTCTATGATGATTGGGCAAATGTTTTGCTCTACCTAACCTACTTTGTTTATGGCTATGTCTTTGAATCAGAGCGCCGCCTGTGGCAAATTGTCGATCGCCAAAGATCCTTTATATTTGGAGCAGCAATCATTGGTATTTCTATTTTGTTGGGGCTGTGGATAATGGGCAAGGTTCCAGAACGGAGCTACTCGCCCAGCTACATGATTTATCAGGCGTTTCGAGGTTTCAACGGCTGGTGTTGGGTGGTGGCACTCCTGAGTTTGGGGCGATCGCATCTCAACTTCAATCATTGGCTGCTGCAATATGCGAGTAAAGCCTCCTATCCGTTCTATCTTGTGCATCAACCCATCATTGTTGCGATCGGATTCTATATTGTGAAATGGCAAACGGGAATTCCACAAAAATTTATCATCATTAGCACAACAGCGCTCGTCCTATCATTGGGGTTGTACGAATTGATCATCAGACGCTTTAATGTCGTCCGTTTTTGCTTTGGGCTGAAGCCGTCTGCTGCCTCGTTAAAAGTAGGAAACTAG
- a CDS encoding TIGR04283 family arsenosugar biosynthesis glycosyltransferase, giving the protein MPRVSIIIPTLNESSSLGRTLRHLAVLDPPPLEVLVVDGGSQDETIAIAQAAGIHVLSCNRQGRSVQMNDGARVAIGDILCFLHADTWVPDDLVRMIEQTLADPKIACGGFVSLMTSAQRTRWGIALHHYLKTYYAPLLFRPHLFFKGLRLLFGDQVMFCRQTDFWECGGFNEALPIMEDGDLCLRLLQKGKIRQVNRVVQSSDRRVAHWGVWKATAIYVYIGALWGIGVSATYLKQFYEDIR; this is encoded by the coding sequence ATGCCGCGTGTCTCAATTATTATTCCCACATTAAACGAGTCCAGCAGCCTAGGACGCACGTTGCGACACCTGGCAGTGCTTGATCCGCCACCTTTAGAAGTACTGGTTGTCGATGGCGGAAGTCAGGATGAAACCATTGCAATTGCCCAAGCTGCGGGTATCCATGTTCTCTCCTGCAATCGTCAGGGGCGCTCTGTGCAAATGAATGATGGCGCTCGAGTGGCGATCGGAGATATTCTTTGCTTTCTCCATGCCGATACCTGGGTGCCAGATGACTTGGTGAGAATGATAGAGCAAACATTAGCCGACCCAAAGATTGCCTGTGGCGGCTTTGTCTCTCTAATGACTAGCGCCCAGCGTACCCGGTGGGGAATTGCGCTACACCATTACCTAAAAACCTACTACGCACCCTTACTATTTAGACCTCATCTATTTTTTAAAGGATTGCGCCTGTTATTTGGTGACCAGGTAATGTTTTGTCGGCAGACAGACTTTTGGGAGTGTGGCGGTTTTAATGAAGCGCTACCCATTATGGAAGATGGTGATTTGTGCTTGCGGTTGCTCCAAAAGGGAAAAATCCGTCAGGTTAATCGCGTCGTGCAAAGCTCCGATCGCCGAGTGGCACACTGGGGAGTTTGGAAAGCAACGGCAATATATGTCTACATCGGGGCGTTATGGGGAATTGGCGTTTCTGCAACCTATCTCAAA